The proteins below come from a single Flavobacterium lindanitolerans genomic window:
- a CDS encoding T9SS type B sorting domain-containing protein has product MTKAHIFFLLAICVPFLARAQYITVNDTYTKEQLVRDVLINNTCASVSNISVLGGNFASGEQSYGYFNAGTSSFPFANGIILSTGRAVAAQGPNSSLLDDGRGMDWPGDSDLEAALEINNSVNATVLEFDFIPLGNKISFDYILSSEEYHDNAPCRYSDGFAFLLKEVGGTGEYKNLAVIPGTTIPVKVTSVRPAIGGNGGCDAQNEEYFGGFNGYEHPTNFNGQTVIMTAQSDVTPGVRYHIKLVVADEGNYRYDSAIFLGGGSFKIETDLGNDRLLANGNPLCKDETLTLNATNANAIRYEWYKNSILQPETTPTYQVIEAGTYSVRVELAGGCFSNGEIKIEYSPVPTVSNAVLVQCDEDNDGLALFNLNQANAQIVAADPTLTDPVYFRTNAEAASDSNPITNITNFENTQPIVYARVENQYGCYAIAEVTLNVSNNNIADPQDLKKCDTDANPSDGLSVFNLRDREADILINLPAGNVNYYTSYADALSGLNPIPTPEAFPNTVPFTQRIYAKLSSGIDCYGIAEFNVRVNYFGNSLDDVEVTICSGSSVLLNAGSGFSSYSWNTPNHETTQTIRVNAAGTYTVTVTNADGCEGTKKFIVTASSIATVETIRIRDFQGGNNTATVVLTSNSIGTYQYSLDGITFQDSPTFTNLAPGRYNVIIKEADCGTITHEFYIMDYPKFFTPNNDGTNDYWRIPYLQYQPNATVAIFDRYGKLIYFFKGGQPGWDGKLNGHDLPANDYWFKIILQDNREIRGHFSLLR; this is encoded by the coding sequence ATGACGAAAGCCCACATTTTTTTCTTATTGGCAATTTGCGTTCCTTTTTTAGCCAGAGCGCAATATATTACAGTTAATGACACTTATACAAAAGAACAATTAGTCAGGGATGTCCTCATCAACAACACCTGTGCCAGTGTTTCAAATATCTCCGTTTTAGGCGGGAATTTCGCATCCGGAGAACAAAGCTATGGTTATTTTAATGCAGGAACGAGCAGTTTCCCATTTGCAAACGGAATCATACTAAGCACAGGAAGAGCTGTGGCCGCACAAGGTCCTAACAGCAGCCTGTTAGATGACGGACGCGGAATGGACTGGCCGGGCGATTCTGATTTGGAAGCTGCCCTGGAAATAAACAACTCTGTTAACGCTACCGTACTTGAATTTGACTTTATACCTCTCGGCAACAAAATAAGCTTTGACTACATTCTTTCTTCAGAAGAATATCATGATAATGCACCATGCCGCTATTCGGACGGATTTGCATTCCTGCTTAAAGAAGTTGGCGGCACCGGAGAATATAAAAACCTGGCTGTTATTCCAGGCACTACAATACCCGTTAAGGTAACCTCTGTACGTCCGGCAATTGGCGGAAACGGAGGTTGTGATGCTCAAAACGAAGAATATTTTGGCGGATTCAACGGATATGAACACCCAACTAATTTCAACGGACAGACTGTTATCATGACAGCCCAATCGGATGTAACGCCAGGCGTTCGCTATCATATAAAATTAGTTGTGGCTGATGAAGGCAATTACAGATATGACTCGGCTATTTTCTTAGGTGGAGGAAGTTTTAAGATAGAAACGGATTTAGGTAATGACCGATTGCTGGCAAATGGAAATCCGTTGTGTAAGGACGAAACCCTAACATTGAATGCGACTAACGCCAATGCCATACGTTATGAATGGTATAAAAACAGCATATTACAACCGGAAACAACTCCTACTTATCAGGTCATTGAAGCCGGCACTTATTCTGTACGCGTTGAACTTGCGGGAGGCTGTTTCTCAAATGGTGAAATAAAAATTGAATATTCACCTGTGCCAACAGTATCCAATGCTGTTTTAGTACAATGTGACGAAGATAACGATGGTCTTGCTTTGTTTAACCTCAACCAGGCAAACGCTCAGATTGTAGCAGCCGATCCTACATTAACTGATCCGGTTTATTTCAGGACCAATGCGGAAGCAGCATCGGATTCCAACCCGATTACCAACATTACCAATTTCGAAAATACACAGCCAATTGTTTATGCCCGCGTAGAAAACCAGTACGGCTGTTATGCTATTGCAGAAGTAACATTAAATGTTTCCAATAATAATATTGCCGACCCTCAGGATTTGAAAAAATGCGACACCGATGCCAATCCTTCAGACGGTCTTTCGGTTTTTAACCTGCGTGACAGGGAAGCAGATATTCTGATTAATCTGCCGGCAGGAAATGTGAACTATTACACTTCCTATGCAGATGCGTTATCAGGACTCAATCCGATTCCTACTCCTGAAGCATTTCCTAATACGGTTCCGTTTACACAGCGTATCTATGCAAAATTAAGCTCGGGTATTGATTGTTATGGAATTGCCGAATTTAATGTACGTGTCAATTATTTCGGCAACAGCCTGGATGATGTTGAAGTTACTATTTGCAGCGGCAGTTCTGTATTGTTAAATGCGGGAAGCGGCTTTTCAAGCTACAGCTGGAACACTCCAAATCACGAAACAACGCAAACCATTAGGGTTAATGCGGCGGGAACCTATACCGTTACTGTTACCAATGCTGACGGTTGCGAAGGCACAAAAAAATTCATTGTTACGGCTTCCAGTATTGCAACAGTAGAAACCATCCGAATAAGAGATTTCCAGGGAGGAAATAACACTGCAACTGTTGTGCTTACGTCAAACAGCATTGGAACCTACCAATATTCTCTTGACGGAATTACTTTTCAGGATTCGCCAACATTTACGAATCTGGCTCCCGGCCGTTATAACGTCATTATAAAAGAAGCAGACTGTGGTACTATTACCCATGAATTTTACATCATGGATTATCCTAAATTCTTTACCCCGAATAATGACGGAACCAATGATTACTGGAGAATTCCATACCTACAATATCAGCCTAATGCTACAGTTGCCATTTTTGACCGTTATGGCAAGCTCATTTACTTTTTCAAAGGAGGGCAACCGGGTTGGGATGGCAAGCTGAACGGGCACGATTTACCGGCAAACGACTATTGGTTTAAAATAATATTGCAAGACAACAGAGAAATCAGGGGACACTTCTCACTTTTGAGATAA
- a CDS encoding ABC transporter permease subunit gives MKRLLSIELQKIWQNKASRVLTLTYFILLSFIALIASINFSFLGINFRIADQGIFNFPYIWHFNTYIAAILKFFLAVVIVSMMANEYTYGTLKQNLIDGLSKKEFIQSKLITVALFALGSTIFIFIMSMILGLCFSSYDEAAIIFSDLEYFLAYFIKLVAFFSFCLFLGVLVKRSAFALGFLLVWFFAEKIFYGLLRWLVFTSTEQVDKVAAFLPLESMSNLIKEPFTRFKAYKAIENQVSGGVAAKDYSVHWYEIVIVVIWTVIFMLMSYKILQKRDL, from the coding sequence ATGAAACGATTACTATCTATAGAGCTCCAAAAAATTTGGCAGAATAAGGCAAGCAGAGTATTGACCCTTACTTATTTCATTCTGCTTTCGTTTATTGCCCTGATTGCTTCCATCAATTTCAGCTTTTTGGGAATTAACTTCCGTATTGCCGACCAGGGAATTTTCAATTTTCCGTATATATGGCATTTCAACACCTACATTGCCGCCATCCTTAAATTTTTCCTTGCCGTTGTAATTGTTTCAATGATGGCAAACGAATATACCTATGGAACGCTCAAACAGAATCTTATAGACGGACTGAGCAAAAAAGAATTCATACAGTCAAAATTGATAACCGTTGCACTTTTCGCATTGGGCTCTACAATTTTTATTTTCATCATGTCGATGATATTAGGGCTGTGCTTTTCTTCTTATGACGAAGCTGCCATTATCTTTTCCGACCTGGAATATTTTTTGGCCTATTTCATAAAACTTGTGGCCTTCTTCTCGTTCTGTCTTTTTCTGGGCGTATTGGTAAAACGTTCTGCTTTTGCATTAGGTTTCCTGCTTGTATGGTTTTTTGCAGAAAAAATCTTTTACGGACTTCTGAGATGGTTGGTATTTACGAGTACGGAACAGGTAGATAAAGTTGCCGCTTTCCTTCCGTTAGAATCGATGTCAAATCTTATAAAAGAACCTTTTACACGTTTCAAGGCTTATAAGGCTATTGAAAATCAGGTCTCTGGCGGTGTAGCTGCAAAAGATTACAGTGTGCACTGGTATGAAATTGTTATTGTTGTCATTTGGACGGTTATTTTTATGTTAATGTCGTATAAAATTCTTCAAAAACGAGATTTATAG
- a CDS encoding ABC transporter ATP-binding protein, producing the protein METILKIENLYKNFGLVKAVKNVSLEIKKGNVYGILGPNGSGKSTTLGIVLNVVNKTSGTYSWFGGEMETHEALKKVGAIIERPNFYPYMTAEQNLKLVCKIKGTDYSKINEKLEIVGLLDRKDSKFRTFSLGMKQRLAIASALLNDPEILILDEPTNGLDPQGIRQIRDIIKVIAAQGTTILLASHLLDEVEKVCSHVLVLRKGEILYSGTVDGMNSHDGFFELLSDNLQELKTVLEQHPSIEKVEEEEGRIIAYPKNQLNAAELNKFLFERNITLSHLVKRKHSLEEQFLQLTNNK; encoded by the coding sequence TTGGAAACCATACTAAAAATTGAAAATCTTTATAAAAACTTCGGACTGGTCAAAGCCGTTAAAAATGTTTCCCTTGAAATCAAAAAAGGAAATGTTTATGGAATTTTAGGTCCGAATGGAAGTGGAAAATCAACCACCCTCGGAATTGTTCTCAATGTTGTCAATAAAACCTCCGGAACCTACAGCTGGTTTGGCGGAGAAATGGAAACCCATGAGGCCCTGAAAAAAGTAGGCGCCATTATCGAAAGGCCTAATTTTTATCCTTACATGACTGCCGAGCAAAACCTTAAGCTCGTTTGTAAGATTAAAGGAACTGATTATTCCAAAATAAACGAAAAACTTGAAATCGTTGGCCTTCTTGACAGGAAAGACAGCAAATTCAGAACTTTCTCGTTAGGAATGAAACAGAGATTGGCTATAGCTTCGGCTTTGCTCAATGACCCGGAAATTCTAATTCTGGACGAACCAACCAACGGTCTCGACCCGCAGGGAATTCGTCAAATCAGAGATATTATCAAAGTAATTGCAGCACAGGGAACCACCATACTTCTTGCCTCTCACCTTTTGGATGAAGTCGAAAAAGTGTGCAGTCACGTATTGGTATTGCGAAAAGGCGAAATCTTATATTCCGGAACTGTTGACGGAATGAATTCTCACGATGGTTTCTTCGAATTGCTGTCAGACAACCTTCAGGAATTAAAAACGGTGCTGGAACAACATCCGTCTATTGAAAAAGTTGAGGAAGAAGAAGGACGCATCATTGCCTATCCAAAAAATCAGCTAAATGCGGCAGAACTGAATAAATTCCTCTTTGAAAGGAATATAACGCTGAGCCATCTTGTAAAACGCAAGCATAGTCTGGAAGAGCAATTCCTGCAACTGACAAACAACAAATAA